The genomic interval TGCAGTGGGGCTTCCAGCATCTCCATCAGGAAGGTGTCGATGGGCGTGTCCCCGATCAGCTTGAAGAAGAACAGGTGTTCCAGGCACTTCAAGCCGATGGAGCGCAGGGCTGGCAGACGCAGCAGCAGCTTGGCGAACCTGCCGGGATGCCCGGGAGGGATCAGGACCTTGGTGGGCACACACATGGCCGCCCTGCCCAGGCCGGAGGCAGTGcgggggtcgggggggggggtctgtccTCTGGACCATCTCTGAGGCAGGAGGGAGTCAGAGAATCCAACCCTGGGGAGTGTCAGAAATGGGCTGGAGGGGCTGGCTATCTTCTAACAGGCAGCAGGCGGACCCTGCGACCTCTCTGGAGTCTTTTGGGAAGGGATCACATGGGGATTTTAATGCTGCTCCTTGCAAACACGTCAGCTTCTGCACTCATGCCGCAAAGGAACGCAGCAACACAAGCATCACAGGTTGGCTActctgctggggtggggggtactGAGAGTCTATACCAAGGCCAACACAAACCTCCCAAACTTTGGTCCCAAAGCCTCTGCGTGCATCTGAATGGTCCCAGCATGCAGCGAAGGGGCAGTTAGACGAAGGGAAGGAACACTGGGACCCAGGCATGGCCCCACCCCAAGAGGGTTTGATGGAATTTGGCAAAGGAAGCAAGTGACTTCTCTATAAAGTACAAAGTTAGGCTAActctgaaactattttttttttctctaggcaTGCCAGGTTTGCAATTTGTAGAATGCCAAGTGGACGGCACTGCAGCTCTCTGAGCTGTCTGTGCAGGATTGAAGAGCTGAGAGACTAGGTCTATAAAAACTAGAAGGCAGCTGCTGTCCTCACACCCGTGCTGGGAGCAGAGTTTGAGGGCGCCTGCTGTGGGCAAGGGGAAGTCCAGAGCTTGGCCAGGACATGTATTCTGAACAGTGTCCACAGGGTGGCAGCACTCCACCACTGAGAaaccagcctccccctcccccacggaCCAGGGACCCCTTCCACCACGTGTCTGTCTGCAAACCAGATATGGCTACAGAGCACTTACCTACCTGAGCCCAGGAACATCCCCGATGTAGCTGCTCGGACTCAGGGTGGTCACCTTGTGTCCACAAACAAGGGACATGCGAGGGACCCCAACTCTGCACCCCTCCCTGAACGCCCAGGCTCTGCCCCGGTCCAGGATACAGGTGTGGCCCCTGACCCCAGTGCCCGGAGGCGGCCCAGGCCCCTGGCAGCCCCTTGGAGGGAAAACaggtaccatatttttcactccataagttGCACCTGACCAAAAGACACatctaaggttttaaggaggaaaataagaaagaaaaaaaaattctgaacaaaacggtgtgttaaaatatttaataaaataccgtatttttcactccatatgacacacgggcattttccctccacttttgggggggaaaagtgtgtcttatggagcaaaatataCGATAAGTTCCAAAGTTTTTAAACTGACACTCACTAGAAACAGCCTAAATGCCAatagctaaaaaaagaaaaaatacatgagGACACATCCTCCCTGTGAAATACTACAAAGCCATGCAAAAGGATAATTTTGTACGTTTCAATACCGGATAAGGTGCCTGAACCGGCTGTGGGAGGAAGAGGAGTGCCCACGCTGCCTGATTTCGTAGCCGTCGGCACTTGTTCCTGGGTGTACACATGAGGGCTGGGGAGACATCTACTCCCCCCAAAAATGTACAATCGGTTTTCACTACCTGCTTTATGTTCTGCAAATGCGTTCCTTGTTTCCTACCAGGGCGCACGCTGTGCTCTTACaataaggaagaagagaggggttttgtttttgtctgtttgctctggctttgcttttctgtttcctgTGCTGAAGATAAACAGCACAGCCCAGAGCCAACCCCCGAAAAAGGCTGAGCATCTGAGCTTTCTCGTTCCTAACACCCCACATACAACACAGGCTCAGAACAGCACGTTCCGGGGCTGCCCCAGAGCTGGGAGATTCGGCACAAGTCAGCCGACGTGGGGCTTCGGAGAGCTCCTGTCAGTGGGCTCTCCCATCTCACCCACTGCAGGTGCAGGCGGAGAAGAGATGGCCAGGTGTCCACCGAAACCCTTCTCCCCGTCCTGTGATACACAGCTGGTATGTGCTCCAGTCTCCTGTGTGGCCGAGTGACCAAGTTTTAGCCAATGGAAGTGAGTGAAGGAGCTGGGGGGGGGCTCTCTCCAGGGGGCGGTCTCACCCCCAGAGCCTTACCTGTGTCCCCTCCATCAACTTGATGGACAACACAGTGTGGCTCTGGGACGTGAGAGAGCACACGGAGCAGGAGGTCTGGGCCCCTGAGTGACACATGGCAGTCACCTCTCCTGACTCACTCCCCAACCAGGACCGCTTAGTGAGCAGGAAACCGACTGCTGTTGGGCTCACTGCTGACACGGGAGGTGGTGCGTggtccctgctctctctctaacACCCGCGCGCAGGGTACCAACGGGCCGGAGCCTGCACACTCAGGTGCGTCCACAGCCTCCGACGATGGAAAACAGTTCGGCCTCTTCTGGATGAGGGGTCGGTGCTGGGTCATGACCCAGGGAAAACGGCTGAGTGGACATCAGCCTTTGCGGAGGAGTGAGTCATCAGCGAGATCTGGGAGCCCACCAAATTAACGCTAAAAACAAATCTAATGTCTTCAAGTTTTGTTTTCCATGTTCTATGAGATTTGAGGGCCACATTCTCTCTTTTTAACTGAGTTAGCAGAGGAGAGAAACTTGTTATCTAGCTGTGCTTTGGAGGAACTATTGGAGAAAAGGATTCTTTTAATGACCTGGGAACAGACTGGCCTGAGAGCTACTGACCAGTGTCTTCCTTCCCAGATGAGGAGCCCAGACCCAGACCCTAGCACCTTGCTGGAGGCCACACAGGCGGTGGTCACCTGTCCTGGCTTACCAACGCCTTCCCCTCACTGCCAGGGGCTTCCAGGGGCGGGGCGGGAAGCAACCATGTCACTCTGGAAATCCCAGCTATCTGAAATCAGAGAGACCTGGGTTCCTAGCCAGGCCCTTGGACAAGCTCCTGACCTTTGCTGACCTCCATGCCTCCATCAGAAGCTGGAGACAATGGGACCCACACTCATTCACTCGGTGCCTTGTTTGTCCGGCACGGTGTCAGGCTCTGGTGCTGCATGGTGACCGGCGGGCCAGAGAGGCAAGACCTCTGCTTCCACGGAGACAGGGTTCCAGTGGCCTTCAGCTCATCCCGGAACCCAAGTCCCATCGGAAAGCCACCTCCACAGCGCCTGCCGCCTGCTGCCACCCACCGACGAGTGGTGAGGACAGTTGTGGCCCTGACAGGCACACCACCAGCCTCCTCACCTGCCTGGCTGATCCGGGTACTTCTGCTTGGTATAGGCCTCGAGGGTGGCGTAAACCTTCTCCCGGAGGGTCTCAACCTCAGAAGGGTTGGACAGACCCTTGGCATCTGGAAAAGATGACTGATTTCACCCCCGGTGTCACCTTCCACAGAAGTGGTTCCCACCTGCGCTGGCCACTGCCCTTAAGAGTGACCAGACACACAGTGGGTGGGGAGCAACAGCTGATCCTTTGTGCCCAAGCAACCCCAAAACTCCTGGGGCAAAGGTACCGCCACTGGCTCCCTGAAGGAGTTTTATCTTGTCTGGGCCATTCCTGAAAGAGTCCCTCACACatgtgcctactatgtgctaggcgcCCGGTGAGTGACGACCAGGGCACCGAGCCAGGCCGACCGTGCCCTGCGTCAGTGCATGGAGCGACCTGTTCAGATGAAGCAGGAGCATCAGTTCCTGCGTTATTCCCGAGGCTCTCCTCCCCTGACAGCAGCGCATTGGGGGAAGCCGCTCGCCCCCTCCCCGACATGTTCATCTTGTTGGCCTGCAGGACAGCTCTTGCTGGCCCCCGCCCCGTCTCCTCCACGGCCCCTCCTAAGGTTTTCTTCCAGCATCttcccgccccctccccgcctGCCCCCAGGTGTCAGGCCAACCCCCTGCCCTCTTTCCCACCAACCAACCTTCCCCCACTCCTCAGTGAGCTCAGACCTGGCGCCCAGCCTCCGGGGCAGGTGTCGGCTGCCAGCCCGCCACGTACATCCCTCGTCCTGCTCCCCTGACCTCCAGACTCACCGGGAAGCCAGTCCTGGAAGTCTACCCTCCACCTCCAGCTCAGATTGTAACCTCCAAACACAGACTTCCGATTCCTACTCACCCATCCTTCCTTCCGACCCCACCTCCATACGCGCTAAACTCCGTTTTACCAACTGCTCGGGGAAACGCAACAAAAAACCTGGAGAATTATATCGAACGCCTCTCTTCCTTCCACGTCGGCAAATCTGTCTCTGATCCATCGGCAAATCCCTAAAGTCCACGCAGAATCAGGCCATTTCTGACCCCGTCCCTCACTACTGCCAGAGGCCACTGTCATCCCTTACCTTCCCCACCGGACCCCgaacacccacccaccccccacgcCCGCTCAGGACCCTTCGAGGTGGCGCTGGGAGTGGAGGACAGGAGGGGCCgaccctctgccccccccccccgagtttcCTGGCCCTGCATCCTCTGCACCCCAGCTGAGCTGGAGGACCGGACTAGAGACTGCCCCTGGTGGGGACGGCCGCCCcccgggtggggggaggggccagggcCGCGCAGTCACCTGGGTTGAACAGCACGATGGCACGCAGGCACCCCAGCTCCGACTTGTCCATCTGCATGTCTTTCATTTTGGACACCAGCTCGGTCAGGACTCTGTTCACAGGAGGCAGACACGGGCGATGAGGAGACCGGTCGCGCCCACCCAGGACCAACGAAAGGGACGCAACCCACGTTTACTACGCGCGCGTAACCCGTGTCCAGACAATGCACCAGGTGCGAGGGGCACAGGGAGGGGTACGATgcagcccctggtctcagggccGTGAGCAAAGTCCAAGGGAACACGGGGCGGGTGGGGCAGTGGACtctgagggctggagaagcagcccGCAGGGTTCAGAAATGAGCAGAAATGCAACAGGCAAGGAAGGGCGAGGGCACTGCCCATCCGGGAACGCAGCAGGGTGTGGCATTCAGTGACAGGTAGAGCCCTGCGGGCACCATGAGGAGGGCAGAGCCCACTGAAGACCAGCCTGGTGGGGCCACATGGTGGGAAAGGACAGAGGAGTGGAGATGCTGGGCGGGGGACGTGCACGTGGCCCCAGAAGACCTCTACGATGGAGGTGGGGCGGCCACGGGGCCCAGGCCTTGGACAGAGAACAGCTTGGACCTTGACCTCCGCCTTCCCGGTTCCCCGTCCTCTCACCCTGAGCCACTCGTCTATCTCCACTCATTTCATTCATCTCCTTAAACCACATAGTTTGATTTTCCTTCAGCAACGTTTAGGGTGCAGAATCCCAGACTGAGGTCGTCCCTGCCTGACCAGAGGTCCTGCTGCAGAATCCAGCAAAGCCTCAGCCTGGACTCCTCGGGCCAGACCCTAGTGCTTcctgccccaccctgcccctaGGATGAGCACTCcaacacccacccccaccccccacccccacacacagctCTAGCACAGAAGGTCACGCCAACACTCCAGTCTCTTCTTTGGAAACCCACAGGGATAGTGGGTCCTCCCCTCTGTCCAGCGACGACGCTGGTCTCTAACGGGTTTCACctcatggcctccgcctctcCCTCATCCCCCGCCCTTGCCAGGATTCCTATCACACTGTGCCACGGTCCCTGCTTCTCACcaccagtggccatggggtctgCCCGTCCTGTATCCCGTCCCTACCCACACcacatgcacacgcatgcacacgcatgcacacacgccCTGGAGGCAACAGAGACACCTGTCAAAGATGGAGCCCACGCCAGCACTATGGGCGCTGCTCCGGTGGACGTGCAGACCCGTGGCCAGGAGGATGCCATCCTGCACGGAGACCGAGCGATGGGAGAAGGAGGCGATCAGGAGCTCGTTCCACCCTGCGGGGATGAGAGGGGGCCTTGAGGGAACACCAACCACAGCCTGCTTCGCTGGTCACCACCCAACACGCAGTATGATTGGGGTCAAATGCCAGCTCTAGATGGCACCGCTACTGCGTGACGGAACAAAGGATGAAAGTGGGGTCCCCTGGCCTGTGGCCCTGGCACTCCACACCCCAGCTCCCCAGTGCAGCCCAGAATGGCAGCACAAGGACAAGGACTCTACTTCCCTCCGTCAATCAACAACTACGTATCAAACGTGGAACAGGCAGTCGTCACTCTGTTGGCTGCCGTGCTGAGAAAGCAGACCTTGCCATCCCTGACCCCAGGACCTGACCACCTAGTTTTGTGTCCTCGGTGTTGACTAGAGTCATGGGGCACAGGGAGGGGCTTTCAGCCAACACCTGGTGCTCACTCATTATCACACAGGGATGGAACGGTGGACGGCCCACTGACATGAAATCCCCCTGCTGGCTCAGCGATGGAGAGGAGGCGTGGCCTATGTCCTCCACACCATGTCCTGCGAACAGGAGCCAACAGAGAGCACGGCACAGAGAGAGAACCTCAAACTAGGAGGGGCCCTGGGATGCATCTAGCACAACCTGAGCAAAGATCTGTGGCTCCTCCAACCTCGTCTGTGACATGagactctctccctttcctgatGTCATCATGATAATGAGGCACAGCTTCAGGTGGGCCTCAATAAAAAGGATCGAACTGTCTGAAAGttaaaacatggccctggctggctggctcagtggtagagcattggcttaacgtgtggatgccccgggttcaattcctggtcagggcatacaggagaagcgcctacctgcttctccacccctctcccccgcccctccgtcttctctctatatctctctcttctcctctcacagccatggctttattggtttgagtacatcagcccttggctctgaggatggctccatggagcctccacctcaagcagtaaaaatagcttggttgtgagcatggcctcaggtgggcagagcatcggccccagacaggggttgctgggtggatcctagtcagggtgcatgcaggattctgtttatctccccttctctcacgtggaaaaggagagaaaaaaagttaaacgCAAATGATAAAGCCATGGTAGGGTTCCCATGGAAAAGGAGTCTCCTTCCTCTGTAAACAAAAGATGTTTCATCTGGGAATGAAAGtgtttggggagggggtgggccAAATGTAAGAGTTTataaagaatgtaaaaagaaccaccctggcctgaccaggtggtggcgcagtggatagagcatcagactgggatgcagaggacccagggtcgagatcccgaggtcgccagcttgagcacaggctcatctggtttgagcaaaagctcaccagcttggacccaaggttgctggctcgagcaaggggttactcggtctgctgaaggcccgtggtcaaggcacatatgagaaagcaatcaatgaacaactaaggtgttgcaacgcgcaacgaaaaactaatgattgatgcttctcatctctccattcctgtctgtctgtccctgtctatccctctctctgactctctctctgtatctgtaaaaaaaaaaaaaaagaaccaccctGGATGGTCATCCTGTCGTAAGCATGGTGCACAGCTTGGGTAGATGGCCACACCTTCATGTTGCTCGCTTTAGGGTCCCTAGGGGAATTTCAAAATGGCAGCTCAAGTGACTGTCCCAAGAAGAAATGAACCCCAACATCCTTTACCTGCCCGGAGCAGAATAACCTGGTCCTCCAAGGTGAGGTCAGAGAAGTGGGGGATGCGCTTGGCCCACTCGACGAGGGTGAACAGCTGCTTGTCAGCGGCATGGCATATGTTGGTGACGGGGTCATTTGTCTGCAAAGAGATGAGGCGCTGAGGGTAGATTCTGGGACCCTCACACACCCCTTCCCCATCGCCAACTGCACCCAAGGAGTAGGAGACAGATGGACGGCAGTCCAGGACCACATACCGAGTTCTCCATGGTCAGGTCCCCGTAGGGCTCTGTCTTTGGTTCCACAGCAAGCTCAGCCTCCAGGATCCGCTCCACGGGCATGTCCTCGTGGCCCCCACTGGCACACTCGGCCTCGCTCTCCGCCCGCTCCCGGCTCCTCTGCCGTTCTTCTTGCACAGCTGGCAGGCAGAAGGACACACGGACATCACCAAAAGCCCAGGACAACGGTGGGGAAGGGGACAGTCTACCTAAGCCTCCTGTGTGTAAACTGGGCATCACCGGGGTGCTGAATCAGCACCAAGTCATGATGAGGACAGAGCGGACAGACCACAAAGCTATTTGCTGACACCCGTAAGGAACTGTGGGTCCTTGGATCCCTACTCTCCCTAGTTTGTTACGGTAACGACTCTGAGAAGCTTGCATGTGAAGCTTTAATAACCTCCCATGCTGCCCCTCTCTCCATgagcccctctctcctttcccacccGCGGTCCCCTCATCCTTCCTCTAGTACACTATGAGCAAGCACCTTGCttcaaccccctccccctcccccaggccccatGCGTCATCCTTGGCTGTCACGTCCCATTAGCTCCACTCCAAGTGCAGCAGCCTGGACACACGTCATCTGTCTGTCTTGTCAGGGATGCCCTCCAGGGCCGCGTGGGTATTTCGTAAGTGAAGGGGTGGAGGAAAGTCACCCAGATGACACTTCAGAACCCACAGCTCatttgggggtgggaaggggacatGAGAGAAGCTGGAGGTGGCAATGATCTCAGCCTCTCCAGACTGAACATCTCCAACCAGGGTCCTCGCAGCCTTCAGAACCATCTGGGTCTGTGCATCGGAGTGTCAGGCGGACCCACCCCAGCTGTGTCCTCTCCAAAGGGAGAACAGCCTCTGCAGTGTTAGCTTCCAGCCCGTGTTATCTTCCAGACCCCAGAAAGCAATGGTCTCCATCTTCTTATTCCCATAGCAATAGCAgagttcagcattttttttttaattccaagaaTCAAGAAAATTATTGTGTAAACTGCTGGCTTATGTGGAATCCAGCAACAGCCACTCCACTGACTACTTCAACCTCTCAGCTGTCCACCCTGCCTCCCACTGTCCACACCCCAAAGCTCCTCCTCTCCAAGGGGCCATCAGCCAGCCGCAAAGGCTGTGGAACAAACTAGAACCAGGGGCGGGACCTCTGGCTCATCATACAAGTGAGATTGAGGCAGGTGTGACAGCCTCGCACTCACAGCCCCTCGTAGAGATCCACCATGAAGCCTCCGGGTAACAACGCTCTTCAGTGGTGGGGACAGGGCCAGGATAGGAAGGCAGGGGCAAAGGAACCGAGGGAGAGAggttaaagaaagaagagaggggccATCGCCGAGAGAAGAAGTCACAGTACCTTGGTGTCAGTGGTCTTTTTTAAAACAGCCTCTACCAGGTCCTAGCTAAGTGATGTAGGTCACAGCCCTTCACCGACCAACCCTCAGTTTCTCCATATGGGAAGAGGAACTTGTGCTGCTTGACTGAGATTGTCTcgttgaggattaaataaaataattacaaaagagTTCACAAAGGGTGCGTATTTCCTCTTCCCTGTTTGTCTCTATGCTCCTGGGCTTCCGTCCGGTCCTGTCTCCATCTCCTGTGGGACCCCTTGCCGggtctgcctgcctctcccttcctgactctgtCCATCGTCGGCCATGGACAGCACACAAAAGCGATCACACGTGTGTTTACTATCGGTTGCACTTAACTGGTTCACGTTGACTGCTTCTCCTATTAATTTTTCAAGCTAGGTTAACAGGCTCCCGTTTGTCTCTCTGGTGAAAGCTGGGGATGATTTCCACCACAGAGTGGTAACAGTCAAGGAAAATAACCTTCGAGcgtcacagaaaacaaaacaaccttgGCCTCGGAGAAGGGTTCCCATCCGATTTTCCAATTATTGAATAGTTGAGTGACCCTTTCCTGCAGATCTTGCTTTCCTAAGCGAGGAGTCCTGTCTGTCGCCGGGGGGAAACTTCCACGTGGGGGACATTCTGAGCTCCTCCCTCCATCAGGGCACATCCACGGGACGCGGGATGACCTAAAAGAGCATCAGTGTCCCGCCTTGCGACAGCATTGTGTCCAATAATCAAATGTGTTTATCACCGAAAGTTAGGAGCTCTTGCTTGTTCTCAGGAGTTCTGCTCAACCCTTTGCATGGGTTGTATTTCATACAATCCTCACCATTAGTCCCTGAACTACTATGAACCACTCAGAAGTGAGGTCACAGAGCTAGAAGTGGAGCCAGCAGGCAGCCCTAGGCTGACCGCCACCCAAGCCCACCTCAAGCCCCTCTGTTCTGCCTcaaggctctggaccacctgcaTTAATAAAGACACCAGGATGTCAAGTACTGCCTACAAGTGGCCTCAAAAAATAATCCATTCTTCAGCTATCCAAACCACACTGCATGACCAGAAATGAGGAAAACAGGACTTCACCAGGACCCCTGAGGACTGTTCAATGGCCTGGAAGTCAGAGGGTCCCAGTCCTCCACCTACTCGGCTAACAGTTAGCTGCGTAAGCTTGGGCACATTCCCTAACCACTCAgaccctctgtttcttctttcagAAAATGAACACTGGAGAACAATAAATGTCCAATCCAGCTTCACCATCATGTACCCTAAAAAGGCAACAGTGCCCCCTTGGCCCCAGGCAGGTGAATTCTCAGCCCACTCCCATTCCATTCCTTTTGATCTGTCCAGCTTCCCAGGTGTGTAAATGCCACAGCCTCTCCCCGTTATCTGTTGCGAGATTTCATTATTCTCATCCTCAAGAAAGTGTCCAAACTGAGCCCCATATTCTGTCAGTCAAGGCCAGGAGTGACAGCGGCGAGGGCTTCAGCACACGGCCCCTTCCTGGAGTGGGGAGAGGAATGGGTTCAGCACGCTGCCTTCTCTTTGTCAGAGTCAATAGAACCAGTTACTTTAGAAACTTCGCCAAgagccccctttctccctccgAACCTTTACGACTCAGCTTTCCATCATTCTTGTTCCTCCACATCCTTTTTGAATGCAGGAGCCAACACGGGACCAGTTTCACAGAAGAATCAGAACAACGTCAAGTTTAAAAGAAGGGCTACCCAGGCTCTCAAAATTCACATTGTCCCTGTTGGacctacttctcttttttttttttttttaatgaaagaaccACACTTCCCACCATTTGACCTGTGGACCACTTTCTTGCTgttacttgggggggggggggggttaggtataacaaacataaaacattatgttagtttcaggtgtacaacagaaTGCCTCCACGTTTGTATATACTGTGAAATCACCACACTCGGTCTCGTCAATGTCCCATCCCCACACACggtgacacattttttttttcttgtgatggg from Saccopteryx leptura isolate mSacLep1 chromosome 2, mSacLep1_pri_phased_curated, whole genome shotgun sequence carries:
- the RXRG gene encoding retinoic acid receptor RXR-gamma isoform X3, which translates into the protein MSPSAALSTGKPMDSHPGYTDTPVSAPRTLSAVGTPLNALGSPYRVITSAMGPPSGALAAPPGINLVAPPGSQLNVANGVRISEDIKPLPGLPGIANMNYPSTSPGALVKHICAICGDRSSAGKHYGVYSCEGCKGFFKRTIRKDLLYTCRDNKDCLIDKRQRNRCQYCRYQKCLVMGMKREAVQEERQRSRERAESEAECASGGHEDMPVERILEAELAVEPKTEPYGDLTMENSTNDPVTNICHAADKQLFTLVEWAKRIPHFSDLTLEDQVILLRAGWNELLIASFSHRSVSVQDGILLATGLHVHRSSAHSAGVGSIFDRVLTELVSKMKDMQMDKSELGCLRAIVLFNPDAKGLSNPSEVETLREKVYATLEAYTKQKYPDQPGRFAKLLLRLPALRSIGLKCLEHLFFFKLIGDTPIDTFLMEMLEAPLQGT
- the RXRG gene encoding retinoic acid receptor RXR-gamma isoform X4, which encodes MTRVWLNVANGVRISEDIKPLPGLPGIANMNYPSTSPGALVKHICAICGDRSSAGKHYGVYSCEGCKGFFKRTIRKDLLYTCRDNKDCLIDKRQRNRCQYCRYQKCLVMGMKREAVQEERQRSRERAESEAECASGGHEDMPVERILEAELAVEPKTEPYGDLTMENSTNDPVTNICHAADKQLFTLVEWAKRIPHFSDLTLEDQVILLRAGWNELLIASFSHRSVSVQDGILLATGLHVHRSSAHSAGVGSIFDRVLTELVSKMKDMQMDKSELGCLRAIVLFNPDAKGLSNPSEVETLREKVYATLEAYTKQKYPDQPGRFAKLLLRLPALRSIGLKCLEHLFFFKLIGDTPIDTFLMEMLEAPLQGT
- the RXRG gene encoding retinoic acid receptor RXR-gamma isoform X2 produces the protein MYGNYSHFMKFPTGFGGSPGHSGSTSMSPSAALSTGKPMDSHPGYTDTPVSAPRTLSAVGTPLNALGSPYRVITSAMGPPSGALAAPPGINLVAPPGSQLNVANGVRISEDIKPLPGLPGIANMNYPSTSPGALVKHICAICGDRSSGKHYGVYSCEGCKGFFKRTIRKDLLYTCRDNKDCLIDKRQRNRCQYCRYQKCLVMGMKREAVQEERQRSRERAESEAECASGGHEDMPVERILEAELAVEPKTEPYGDLTMENSTNDPVTNICHAADKQLFTLVEWAKRIPHFSDLTLEDQVILLRAGWNELLIASFSHRSVSVQDGILLATGLHVHRSSAHSAGVGSIFDRVLTELVSKMKDMQMDKSELGCLRAIVLFNPDAKGLSNPSEVETLREKVYATLEAYTKQKYPDQPGRFAKLLLRLPALRSIGLKCLEHLFFFKLIGDTPIDTFLMEMLEAPLQGT
- the RXRG gene encoding retinoic acid receptor RXR-gamma isoform X1; its protein translation is MYGNYSHFMKFPTGFGGSPGHSGSTSMSPSAALSTGKPMDSHPGYTDTPVSAPRTLSAVGTPLNALGSPYRVITSAMGPPSGALAAPPGINLVAPPGSQLNVANGVRISEDIKPLPGLPGIANMNYPSTSPGALVKHICAICGDRSSAGKHYGVYSCEGCKGFFKRTIRKDLLYTCRDNKDCLIDKRQRNRCQYCRYQKCLVMGMKREAVQEERQRSRERAESEAECASGGHEDMPVERILEAELAVEPKTEPYGDLTMENSTNDPVTNICHAADKQLFTLVEWAKRIPHFSDLTLEDQVILLRAGWNELLIASFSHRSVSVQDGILLATGLHVHRSSAHSAGVGSIFDRVLTELVSKMKDMQMDKSELGCLRAIVLFNPDAKGLSNPSEVETLREKVYATLEAYTKQKYPDQPGRFAKLLLRLPALRSIGLKCLEHLFFFKLIGDTPIDTFLMEMLEAPLQGT